The nucleotide window CAGCTTGGCAAGAAGTGGTATGAAGCGGGTGATGATCCGATAGCGTTGTTGCGCCATCAACATCAGCTGACCAATCCCTGGATGTTGGCGGAGATTCGCAAAAACATAGGTTATCGGGCAGAGATCTTGGATATCGGCTGCGGGCCTGGGTTCTTTGCGAACGAGGCGGTGAAACTAGGGCACAAGGTCACGGGGATTGATATTTCCACCACTCAACTTCGTGTGGCTCAACTACGGGATGCCACAAAATCGGTAAGATATATTTATGGTGATGCCTATGCCATTCCCTATCCTCGGGAATCCTTTGATGTCGTGATGGCGATGGACCTGTTGGAACATGTTTCTGATCCACAAAAAGTTTTGTTTGAAGCATCTCGGGTTTTGCGGCCGGGAGGACTTATGTTCTTCCACACGTTTAACAGGAATTTTCTGTCCTATTTACTTGTGGTCAAAGGTGTACAGTGGTTCGTAAAAAACACACCTGCTGATTTGCATGTTTACCAATTGTTCAGAAAGCCCGAAGAAGTTGAAGAGTGGATCGACAACGCTGGAATGGATTTGAAAGTGACTCGGGGCCTTGCTCCTGTTTTGTGGCAGGCCGGGTGGTGGCAGTTGTTGTGGAATAGAGTTGTTCCAGAAAGTTTTCAGTTTCGTTGGACCAAGAGTCGATTGGTTTCCTATATCGGCTACGCGAAAAAACTCAGAGAGCAGTAAACATTAAAGTATCGAAATAACAAACTTGAAATTTGTTGTTCCTTACTGTTGGTGCGTATAAATGCCAAATGAAATTCAATCAACTCATGAAGTACACAAGCCTGTTGTTGGTAGGTCTCCTGGCGGGGAACTCTTTCGCTTTTGTTCTCGGCATGGGTTCTGCGATGAAAAAACTTTCTGCTTCCTCTTACGTCGCCTTTCATGAGTCTATGCAAAGATCATTTCTTTCTTGGACGCCGATGTTGTGTGTTCTACTTATTTTTGCCTTGTTTTCACTCTTGGTGACGATGCGCAAGCGATGGAAAGAATTAGAATTCTACTTAGTGCTGTTAGCCCTCGTTTGTGTCCTGGATGAGCTCTTTATGACGTGGACAGGAAACTATCCTCTGAACAAAGTGGCGTCAGTAGGTTGGGGAGATATCAGAACACAGTGGCTGCACTTTATGTACTGGCGCTGTGCTCTGTTGATCGTAGGTTTTGGTCTTCTGTTGGCCTCAGTATTTACTAAGAGGTCTGTGTCTCCAATTTCCCGAGATGTCGCTGCTGCCTTTTAGGCAAGCTAGAGCGCTGCAAATCCCCCTCTGGGGATGACTTTCTTTTTACATCTTCATCACCCAGTCTTAAGAACTTAGGCAGATCAATTTTTCCGGTTGCGCGATAGTCGGTCAAAATCAGATCGCGAGCTTGTTCTGCCGGCCATTGCAAACCTTCCGTCAGATAAGCCATTGCCGATTCGAACAAACTCATTAATGAAATTCCAAAATATTGTGAATGGCGTGCCGACAGGTACTCTGAGAACGCAAAGAATTCCCAGAAGAACGATTTGTCGTCACGAGTTTGAGAGCGTTCTTTCAGGGTTGTAACCAGTGTCTTGAAGTTTCCGCTATTGGCATAAAGATCCCAGAACTTTGCAAAGCGATTCATCTTCTGCAAGGTTTCGAAATTCATTGTTTTAGTGCGTAAAATTTGGAATGGAGGTTGATCTGCGTAGACCATTTCCCATTCTTTATCATGACGGGCAATCGGTGCCCCTTTGAGGCGTTTCAAGATGCCCACTTGAATTTCATCAGGACCAACTTCGGAAAGAATATCAAATCCTCGCGCGAAGCTTGGTAGGTCTTCGCCAGGAAGGCCCACGATCAGGTCGGCATGCGTGTGCACGCCCGTTTCTGTGGACAGAAAGCGGAAGTTATCTTTTACCTTTTCGAAGTCATTACGGCGACTTACAAGCTTTGCTACTTCGGTGTTCCAAGTTTGAATCCCGATCTCAAACTGCAAAGAGCCCGCTGGGAATTGCTTAATCAGATCGCGAATTTCAGTCGGCAAACGATCTGGAACCATCTCAAAATGCAGGAAAAGTCCCAAGTGGATGCGGTCCAAGAAGAACTGCAGGATCTGAGTGCAAGTTGTCGGGCTTAGGTTGAAAGTGCGATCAATGAACTTGAATTGACGGGTGCCACGATCAAGCAGGGTCTGCATATCTGCCAAAAAGGTGGTGACATCGAAGTTACGCACCGATTTGTCCAACGAAGACAGGCAATATTCACAGCGATAAGGGCAGCCGCGTGAAACCTCAACGTAAATCACGCGATTCTTGATGTCTTCCTCGGTGTAATAAGCGTACGGAGAAGCGATAGTTTTGATATCTGGGAGCGGACCGGAGATGAATTTCTTCTCTGGAAGAACACCCAAATTTAAATATCCATGGCAGAACTCATAGAAAAGGAAATCTGCTTCCCCTTTGATGGTGAAATCCGCAGTTTGACAGATTTTCTGAGATTCAGACTCGTGGCTGACCTCGGATCCTCCCAAAACGACGATTGTTTCGGGGCTGACTTTTTTAAGAAGTGACACAACTTCCAAAGACTCGTCCGCATTCCAGATATAAACACCTAGACCAATAATCTTTGGCTTTTTGCTCAACAATGATTCGACGATGTCGCGCGGTGAACGTGCCGTGGTGTATTCCACAATTTGGGCGCGCTCTTGAAGTTCCTTGAGATTGGCAT belongs to Bdellovibrio svalbardensis and includes:
- the ubiG gene encoding bifunctional 2-polyprenyl-6-hydroxyphenol methylase/3-demethylubiquinol 3-O-methyltransferase UbiG, whose translation is MDSEIARPDKETVGPELYEQLGKKWYEAGDDPIALLRHQHQLTNPWMLAEIRKNIGYRAEILDIGCGPGFFANEAVKLGHKVTGIDISTTQLRVAQLRDATKSVRYIYGDAYAIPYPRESFDVVMAMDLLEHVSDPQKVLFEASRVLRPGGLMFFHTFNRNFLSYLLVVKGVQWFVKNTPADLHVYQLFRKPEEVEEWIDNAGMDLKVTRGLAPVLWQAGWWQLLWNRVVPESFQFRWTKSRLVSYIGYAKKLREQ
- a CDS encoding DUF1772 domain-containing protein, with amino-acid sequence MKFNQLMKYTSLLLVGLLAGNSFAFVLGMGSAMKKLSASSYVAFHESMQRSFLSWTPMLCVLLIFALFSLLVTMRKRWKELEFYLVLLALVCVLDELFMTWTGNYPLNKVASVGWGDIRTQWLHFMYWRCALLIVGFGLLLASVFTKRSVSPISRDVAAAF
- a CDS encoding B12-binding domain-containing radical SAM protein; this encodes MNTDILLVTLNSSYAHSSFGLRYLYANLKELQERAQIVEYTTARSPRDIVESLLSKKPKIIGLGVYIWNADESLEVVSLLKKVSPETIVVLGGSEVSHESESQKICQTADFTIKGEADFLFYEFCHGYLNLGVLPEKKFISGPLPDIKTIASPYAYYTEEDIKNRVIYVEVSRGCPYRCEYCLSSLDKSVRNFDVTTFLADMQTLLDRGTRQFKFIDRTFNLSPTTCTQILQFFLDRIHLGLFLHFEMVPDRLPTEIRDLIKQFPAGSLQFEIGIQTWNTEVAKLVSRRNDFEKVKDNFRFLSTETGVHTHADLIVGLPGEDLPSFARGFDILSEVGPDEIQVGILKRLKGAPIARHDKEWEMVYADQPPFQILRTKTMNFETLQKMNRFAKFWDLYANSGNFKTLVTTLKERSQTRDDKSFFWEFFAFSEYLSARHSQYFGISLMSLFESAMAYLTEGLQWPAEQARDLILTDYRATGKIDLPKFLRLGDEDVKRKSSPEGDLQRSSLPKRQQRHLGKLETQTS